Proteins encoded together in one candidate division WOR-3 bacterium window:
- the infB gene encoding translation initiation factor IF-2, which yields MVKLKVFEAAKQLSLSSEALLALLKELNFPPRGYTSYITETEFEAVKQKLRREKHQFKESIRRRKPPESSALNTRKIDEKEINQNLKQTLAKVYGRDKKKRKPTREELKCEPVESTGTAAVKITPYMTVTELAHAFNIPVSEIIKKCLAIGLRATVNHRLDLDTIMLIADEFKIAVQQEEEIEKPIARCDFRPRPPVVVVMGHVDHGKTALLDYIRKTKVAEQEVGRITQHIGAYVAHYGDKPIVFLDTPGHEAFTAMRARGAQVTDIAVLVVAADEGIMPQTLEALDHARAAGVPIIVAITKCDLPTANPERVKSQLANHNLRVEEYGGHTVCIETSSVTGQGIEALLDAIAVVSLEMNLQAPYDGPARGVVIEARVDRGRGNIATVLIQEGTLKRGDPFVAGEHYGRVRDMLNESFISIENATPSIPVQVLGFSGLPQAGDRFEVVEDERTAREIARRRLLAKRDRILAASKPKVSLEALQDQIAKGQVKELKIVLKTDVSGSAEALKDALEGLSLDEVKVKVIHSGVGPITQNDVLLAQASEAIVIGFNVRPLADARQFAEREGVEIRTYRIIYAAIDDVRAAMLGMLEPEQKEVILGRAEVRQVFSAPRIGLIAGSFITEGKAVRGALVRVIRQNRTIFSSEVVSLRRFKDDVKEVATGYECGIGIKDITDLKEGDILEFYQIEEIKRGTPSSNERGS from the coding sequence ATGGTCAAGTTAAAAGTCTTTGAGGCTGCCAAACAGTTAAGCCTTTCCAGCGAGGCGCTGCTGGCGCTCCTCAAAGAACTAAATTTCCCTCCCCGGGGCTACACTTCTTACATTACCGAAACAGAATTTGAAGCGGTGAAACAGAAGCTCCGGAGAGAAAAACACCAGTTCAAAGAGTCGATCCGCCGCCGCAAACCACCGGAATCATCAGCGCTTAACACCCGAAAGATTGACGAAAAAGAGATCAATCAAAACCTAAAACAAACTTTAGCGAAAGTTTACGGTCGGGACAAAAAGAAACGAAAACCGACCCGGGAAGAACTTAAATGTGAACCTGTCGAATCAACCGGCACCGCCGCGGTTAAAATTACCCCTTATATGACCGTTACCGAACTGGCGCACGCTTTCAACATCCCGGTTTCGGAGATTATTAAAAAGTGTTTAGCCATTGGTTTACGCGCCACCGTCAATCATCGCCTCGACCTTGATACGATTATGTTAATCGCTGACGAATTCAAAATTGCGGTCCAGCAAGAGGAAGAGATTGAAAAGCCAATTGCAAGATGTGACTTTAGACCCCGACCGCCGGTCGTTGTTGTAATGGGACATGTTGACCATGGAAAAACCGCTTTACTCGACTACATCCGCAAGACAAAAGTGGCTGAACAAGAGGTTGGCAGGATAACGCAGCACATTGGTGCCTATGTCGCCCATTACGGCGACAAGCCGATTGTCTTTCTTGATACACCGGGGCACGAAGCGTTCACCGCAATGCGGGCACGCGGTGCCCAGGTGACCGATATTGCCGTACTTGTTGTCGCCGCCGATGAGGGCATTATGCCCCAAACGCTCGAAGCCCTTGACCACGCCCGGGCCGCCGGTGTCCCGATTATCGTTGCCATCACCAAGTGCGACCTGCCCACCGCAAACCCGGAACGGGTAAAAAGTCAGCTTGCCAACCACAATCTCCGGGTAGAAGAGTACGGTGGCCATACGGTGTGCATTGAAACTTCATCAGTTACCGGTCAGGGCATTGAGGCGTTACTTGACGCCATTGCTGTAGTCAGTCTGGAAATGAATCTCCAGGCCCCCTATGATGGACCAGCCCGCGGCGTGGTGATTGAAGCCCGAGTTGACCGGGGCCGGGGTAACATTGCCACCGTATTGATTCAAGAAGGGACATTAAAGCGCGGTGACCCTTTTGTTGCCGGTGAGCATTATGGCAGAGTGCGCGATATGCTCAACGAATCGTTCATCTCAATTGAAAACGCAACACCATCGATTCCTGTACAGGTACTTGGTTTTTCGGGATTGCCTCAAGCCGGCGACCGCTTTGAGGTAGTAGAAGATGAACGCACCGCGCGCGAAATCGCCCGGCGGCGATTACTCGCGAAACGCGACCGCATCCTTGCCGCCAGCAAGCCCAAAGTGTCTCTCGAGGCGCTCCAGGACCAGATTGCCAAAGGACAGGTCAAAGAGTTAAAAATCGTCCTGAAAACTGATGTCTCCGGCTCCGCCGAAGCACTGAAAGATGCCCTTGAAGGTTTGTCACTGGACGAAGTAAAAGTCAAAGTTATTCACTCTGGTGTCGGACCAATAACCCAGAACGATGTTCTTCTGGCTCAGGCATCAGAGGCAATTGTTATCGGTTTCAATGTCCGTCCTCTGGCTGACGCCCGCCAATTTGCTGAGCGTGAAGGGGTTGAAATTCGCACCTATCGAATAATCTACGCGGCAATCGACGATGTCCGGGCGGCAATGTTGGGTATGCTCGAACCGGAACAAAAAGAGGTAATCTTGGGGCGCGCCGAGGTCCGACAGGTCTTCTCCGCTCCGCGTATCGGTTTGATTGCCGGTTCCTTTATCACCGAAGGTAAAGCGGTCCGCGGTGCTCTGGTTCGGGTTATCCGTCAGAACCGAACAATTTTTTCCAGCGAGGTCGTGTCGCTGCGGCGTTTCAAGGATGATGTCAAGGAAGTTGCCACCGGCTACGAATGCGGTATCGGCATCAAGGATATAACTGACCTCAAGGAGGGCGACATCCTTGAATTTTATCAGATTGAAGAAATAAAGCGCGGTACACCCAGTTCAAACGAACGGGGAAGTTGA
- a CDS encoding tetratricopeptide repeat protein, producing MKNFWFFVMVALFIGGALSTGCAPTQTVTKFSEEQLQARRDSAQQSYSIGAGYYQQGDFESALKNFAQALAYDSLYYDPYIAIGNIWRKKRDASQAEEYYRKAMRIDPRKAKAYEALGDMYLEMGRVDEALGVYQEGLRQDSSLADLYNGVADIYVRKGMMSQADSIYQIALKRFPDDLAVQRLWGEFLYKVGRYREAVEALKPLAARFPQVTSLRAKLVDAMVELKDYKGALAQIDTILTLEPTNYQAKLRQGLILARQGKMKDAIKKFDEVIASDSTLAIAYLYKGEALSEQGNYGASDANLRRALALDPNLLQAYVDLGDNRRKQADGKRGTNLAQTSTANLRAAKALYEEARGYYQKALSDSTLAGYARAQIEYIDKSINAIDKELFVR from the coding sequence ATGAAAAATTTCTGGTTTTTTGTAATGGTTGCGCTGTTCATTGGAGGAGCACTCAGCACTGGATGTGCCCCGACGCAGACAGTTACCAAATTTTCCGAGGAGCAGTTGCAGGCAAGGCGCGACTCGGCGCAACAGAGTTATAGCATCGGTGCCGGCTATTACCAGCAGGGAGATTTTGAATCGGCACTCAAGAATTTTGCGCAGGCACTGGCATACGATTCGCTTTATTACGACCCGTATATCGCAATTGGTAATATCTGGCGGAAAAAACGGGATGCAAGTCAGGCCGAGGAGTACTATCGGAAGGCGATGAGAATAGACCCCAGGAAGGCAAAGGCTTATGAGGCACTGGGTGATATGTACCTTGAGATGGGGCGAGTCGATGAAGCGCTCGGTGTATATCAGGAGGGGTTGAGACAGGATTCAAGTCTTGCTGATTTGTACAACGGCGTCGCCGATATTTATGTGCGTAAAGGAATGATGTCCCAGGCTGATTCGATTTATCAAATAGCATTGAAGCGTTTTCCGGATGACCTGGCGGTACAACGGCTCTGGGGCGAGTTTCTCTATAAGGTTGGGCGGTATCGCGAGGCGGTGGAAGCTTTGAAACCGCTGGCGGCACGGTTTCCCCAGGTAACAAGTTTACGCGCGAAACTGGTTGATGCGATGGTTGAGTTGAAGGATTATAAAGGAGCGCTGGCACAGATTGACACGATTTTGACGCTGGAACCGACAAATTATCAGGCGAAGTTGCGGCAGGGTTTAATTCTGGCACGCCAGGGCAAGATGAAGGATGCGATAAAGAAGTTTGATGAGGTGATTGCCAGTGATTCAACCCTTGCGATTGCCTATCTCTACAAGGGAGAGGCGTTGAGCGAGCAGGGTAATTATGGGGCTTCGGATGCGAATCTGCGCCGGGCGCTGGCTTTGGACCCGAACTTACTCCAGGCGTATGTTGACCTGGGTGACAATCGGCGCAAACAAGCCGATGGCAAACGGGGTACTAATCTTGCCCAAACTTCAACCGCCAATCTGCGTGCGGCTAAGGCGTTGTATGAAGAGGCGCGGGGTTATTATCAGAAGGCGCTTAGCGATTCTACTTTAGCCGGCTACGCCCGGGCACAGATTGAGTATATCGACAAAAGTATCAACGCTATTGACAAGGAGTTGTTTGTCCGGTAG
- a CDS encoding HNH endonuclease: protein MLNRPVLLLNQNYEPISVCRTRRALVLVLTRKAEPVENAGVELHTVKMSFPLPSVLRLNYYVRVKRREVPLTKRNILRRDNNTCQYCGARGPVMTADHVIPKSMGGNDSWENMVCACPQCNARKGNRTPAQANMKLRRKPKAPHYVTFALNALGDIPEDWRQYLFLS, encoded by the coding sequence ATGCTAAATCGTCCGGTTTTACTTTTAAACCAAAACTACGAGCCGATTTCCGTCTGTCGCACAAGACGGGCTTTGGTTTTGGTCCTGACCCGCAAAGCAGAGCCGGTAGAGAATGCTGGAGTCGAGTTGCACACGGTTAAGATGAGTTTTCCCCTGCCGAGTGTGCTGCGGTTGAACTATTATGTGCGGGTTAAGCGCCGGGAAGTCCCTTTAACCAAAAGAAACATCCTGCGCCGCGACAATAACACCTGTCAGTACTGTGGCGCACGGGGACCGGTGATGACCGCCGACCACGTTATTCCGAAATCAATGGGGGGGAACGATTCGTGGGAAAATATGGTTTGCGCCTGCCCGCAATGTAATGCCCGAAAGGGGAATCGCACCCCAGCGCAGGCAAATATGAAACTACGCCGGAAACCCAAGGCACCCCATTATGTGACCTTTGCCTTGAATGCGCTGGGAGACATACCGGAGGATTGGCGTCAGTACCTTTTTCTCAGTTAG
- a CDS encoding DUF503 domain-containing protein translates to MSVGLLLVDCFLGNSFSLKEKRRVLSSLTTHLRRDYNIALCEVEYQNQWQRAKLAIVFVNTEWQMVLQNAQKIITRIEQDGRVSVLNSEMTRLR, encoded by the coding sequence ATGAGTGTTGGTTTACTACTGGTTGACTGCTTTCTCGGGAACAGTTTTTCATTAAAAGAAAAACGCCGGGTGCTATCCAGTTTAACCACCCACCTCCGGCGTGACTACAACATTGCGCTGTGCGAAGTTGAATACCAGAACCAGTGGCAGCGCGCGAAGTTAGCAATTGTTTTCGTTAATACCGAATGGCAGATGGTGCTCCAAAATGCCCAGAAAATCATCACCCGGATTGAACAAGATGGCCGGGTCAGCGTCTTGAACTCGGAAATGACCCGCCTTCGTTAA
- a CDS encoding HIT family protein gives MSDCPFCSIVAGKAPCRKVYEDEHTLGFLDLYPISRGHCLVITKKHIRLFTDIQPQDNIAGPFLRACYLVARKIKNALDCEYVTMLIRGTRVPHLHMLLVPTIRNEENILDKTLNLHHFCQVRLKPQFSEAELDAIAEKIRAAAP, from the coding sequence ATGAGTGACTGCCCTTTTTGTTCAATCGTCGCCGGTAAAGCACCCTGCCGTAAAGTATATGAAGACGAGCACACCTTGGGGTTTTTGGACCTTTACCCCATTTCCCGCGGTCACTGTCTTGTCATCACCAAAAAGCATATCCGCCTGTTTACCGACATCCAGCCCCAGGACAACATCGCCGGACCTTTTCTCCGTGCCTGCTACCTCGTTGCCCGCAAGATAAAAAACGCCTTAGATTGCGAATATGTCACGATGCTCATTCGGGGCACCAGGGTACCTCATCTCCATATGTTACTCGTCCCGACAATCCGAAACGAAGAAAACATCCTTGACAAAACGCTCAATCTGCACCACTTCTGTCAGGTGCGCCTTAAACCACAGTTTTCTGAAGCCGAGTTGGATGCCATCGCCGAAAAGATAAGAGCCGCTGCCCCCTAA
- a CDS encoding endonuclease/exonuclease/phosphatase family protein, translated as MNKWLLGLILILSCTEPLPNGNRKPTVVFTIKPSVITDVDSARFQWQGTDFDGRIVGYFYGLDDTTPSIWTESTGVTLYNLSWGSHVFCLQAVDDSGARSIVALAPFRIEFPGAIPSLGDDTTLEIVTWNIQNFPKNGDSTLMLLRTIIPRMDLDLYCIQEIEDTIAFLNLLAGLPNYQGFYSRDNYGSFYQKTAVIYKSGMIDVSDVHQIFWGNDSFPRPPLVMTVTASSNGATFDFRLIVLHLKAGSSVSDRARRAGACRLLKTYIDSQLARGGEQDFVVAGDWNDELDKPEPQNVFLPFLADTINYRFLTQPLAGNEFYGSLVTSGVLFDHILVTSDVLTEYTGGRTTTLRLDDELVDYLRLISDHRPVVATFPVFK; from the coding sequence ATGAATAAGTGGCTCTTGGGATTAATTCTTATTTTAAGTTGTACCGAACCATTACCCAATGGCAATCGGAAACCAACGGTTGTGTTTACCATTAAACCCAGCGTCATTACTGATGTCGATTCAGCCCGATTTCAATGGCAGGGGACCGACTTTGATGGTAGGATTGTCGGTTACTTTTACGGTCTGGATGATACGACGCCGAGCATCTGGACCGAATCTACCGGGGTAACGCTTTATAACCTTTCGTGGGGGAGTCATGTTTTTTGCCTCCAGGCGGTTGATGATTCGGGCGCCCGTTCAATTGTTGCACTGGCGCCCTTTCGTATTGAGTTTCCCGGTGCGATTCCTTCTCTGGGCGACGATACGACACTGGAAATCGTTACCTGGAACATTCAGAACTTTCCCAAGAATGGCGATTCTACCTTGATGTTACTTAGGACAATTATTCCGCGGATGGATTTGGATTTGTATTGCATCCAGGAGATTGAAGACACAATTGCCTTTTTAAATCTTCTTGCAGGTTTACCCAATTATCAGGGATTTTATTCCCGTGATAATTACGGGTCGTTTTATCAGAAGACGGCGGTGATATACAAGAGCGGGATGATTGATGTGAGCGATGTTCACCAGATTTTCTGGGGGAACGACTCTTTTCCTCGACCGCCGCTGGTGATGACGGTTACTGCATCAAGCAATGGCGCTACTTTTGATTTCCGATTAATTGTTTTACATCTGAAAGCGGGGTCGAGTGTTTCCGACCGGGCAAGGCGGGCTGGTGCCTGTAGGTTACTTAAAACGTACATTGACAGTCAACTGGCACGGGGTGGTGAACAAGATTTTGTAGTTGCGGGTGATTGGAATGACGAATTGGATAAACCTGAGCCACAAAATGTATTTTTACCATTTCTTGCAGATACAATTAATTACCGCTTTCTGACGCAACCTCTGGCGGGAAACGAGTTTTATGGGTCGCTTGTTACTTCCGGGGTGCTTTTCGACCATATTCTGGTGACCAGCGATGTCCTGACTGAGTACACAGGTGGGAGGACAACTACGCTGCGTCTGGATGATGAACTGGTTGATTATCTACGTCTGATTTCCGACCATCGTCCGGTTGTGGCAACTTTCCCCGTTTTTAAATAG
- a CDS encoding undecaprenyl-diphosphate phosphatase, whose protein sequence is MGWLESFVLGLVQGVTEILPISSDGHLAVLQYLWNIPEKVRVNLTAALHLGTAVALIAFFAGRLKEVVRGAFSSEQQERNCNRKLIFMVLVGSLPAVVVGVLMGELVEHIFTSAKLIGMFFLLNGFLLFATRYAPNGTKSVNWKEALLIGLIQSTAILPAISRSGTTIGLALLLGISRYQAFEFSFLLAVPITVGAAIFELLRFDFSVIALGPVILGIVTAGVVGFFMILFLRRFVLSRWFFLFGFYCWLVGVAVLLFLR, encoded by the coding sequence ATGGGCTGGTTAGAAAGCTTTGTTCTGGGTTTAGTGCAAGGAGTTACCGAAATCCTGCCGATTTCGAGCGATGGCCATTTAGCGGTTTTGCAATATCTGTGGAACATCCCCGAAAAGGTGAGGGTTAATCTAACCGCCGCCCTTCATCTTGGTACCGCAGTTGCGCTTATTGCGTTCTTTGCCGGTAGGCTAAAAGAGGTCGTGCGGGGAGCGTTTTCCAGCGAGCAACAGGAGCGTAATTGCAACCGGAAGCTGATTTTTATGGTGCTCGTCGGCTCTTTGCCGGCGGTAGTTGTCGGGGTGTTGATGGGTGAATTGGTTGAGCACATTTTTACCAGCGCAAAATTAATCGGCATGTTCTTCTTACTCAATGGTTTTTTACTTTTTGCCACGCGGTATGCCCCGAATGGCACCAAGTCTGTTAACTGGAAAGAAGCACTGTTGATCGGGCTGATTCAATCGACAGCGATACTACCGGCAATTTCCCGTTCCGGGACAACAATCGGTCTGGCACTATTGCTGGGAATCAGTCGGTATCAGGCATTTGAATTTTCTTTCCTGCTGGCGGTACCGATTACGGTGGGTGCGGCGATTTTTGAACTGCTGCGCTTTGACTTTTCCGTCATTGCCTTGGGACCGGTAATCCTGGGTATCGTTACGGCGGGGGTGGTTGGTTTTTTTATGATTCTATTTTTACGGCGGTTTGTACTCAGCCGCTGGTTCTTTTTATTTGGATTTTACTGCTGGCTCGTTGGAGTTGCGGTTTTATTATTTTTGCGTTAA
- a CDS encoding BamA/TamA family outer membrane protein yields MRWETYRRIGVSTFFSVSQTLLLLFPLELPAVDSISNVRYRVVSLSVDGKGLPRGVLPGIKVGDTVDFQAIEAGKEELRQRLFDLGFWVRQVTVETDVNEKGVKITYLIDSIARARFGGWSFEGISEVSPRAVARTPVKGAVLNAKLINKFEEKIANFYREAGYPWIWVGVVGVAETAGFLFPVIRIDTGPKVVVNFITFSGKSQNSEMLLMRYAGFKKNVPYSTAVVNNWRRGVERSGWVVVDSQDIVMRRDGAYGVRYWISTYRKGEILGVAGYLPEERRWTGWGRLRLLNILNSGRRMEGEWRSVPWFSYYSLTYSEPWVFRLPVELKGAVEHNVFDTSYSFTTLSITGTFTAGNTGFSVGAGLDRTAGQESNTTRWLGSGLTFDSRDRIVNARRGLWARVFTRAGQRINKEKNEVITKVEIDLEPFIPLTGNFVLVNRFACRLAFANYEMVVPELYRMGGILNVRGYRDGLFVTPKAGWWNCELRYNFSTMTRAQLFFDAGTFQNSAGNCQFLAGYGLGGRWRTKVGVVGIDYGLGWAKSVWQGKVHFSFEAGF; encoded by the coding sequence ATGCGCTGGGAGACATACCGGAGGATTGGCGTCAGTACCTTTTTCTCAGTTAGTCAGACGCTATTACTGCTTTTCCCGCTGGAATTACCGGCGGTAGATTCTATTAGCAATGTGAGGTATCGGGTTGTTTCGCTTTCGGTTGATGGTAAAGGTTTGCCGCGTGGGGTGTTGCCCGGTATTAAAGTCGGTGACACTGTCGACTTTCAGGCGATTGAAGCCGGAAAGGAAGAATTAAGACAGCGATTGTTTGACCTTGGTTTCTGGGTGCGTCAAGTAACGGTTGAAACGGATGTCAATGAAAAGGGTGTAAAGATAACATATCTAATTGACAGCATAGCACGCGCCCGGTTTGGCGGCTGGTCTTTTGAAGGAATATCAGAAGTTTCGCCACGGGCGGTTGCCCGAACTCCTGTTAAAGGAGCGGTTTTAAACGCAAAACTGATAAATAAATTTGAAGAAAAAATAGCAAACTTTTATCGCGAGGCAGGTTATCCCTGGATCTGGGTTGGAGTTGTGGGCGTTGCGGAAACCGCCGGCTTTTTGTTTCCGGTCATTCGGATTGATACCGGACCCAAAGTGGTGGTAAACTTTATAACTTTTAGTGGTAAGTCGCAAAATTCAGAAATGTTACTAATGCGCTACGCCGGATTTAAAAAGAATGTGCCGTATTCCACGGCGGTTGTTAACAACTGGCGTAGAGGAGTGGAAAGAAGCGGCTGGGTGGTTGTTGACAGTCAGGATATTGTAATGAGACGCGACGGCGCTTATGGCGTGCGTTACTGGATTTCTACTTATCGGAAGGGGGAGATTTTGGGTGTAGCGGGTTATCTCCCTGAAGAACGGCGCTGGACCGGTTGGGGAAGGTTGCGGCTTTTGAATATTTTGAACTCGGGCCGGAGGATGGAGGGTGAATGGCGTTCGGTGCCCTGGTTCAGTTATTACAGTCTAACTTATTCCGAACCCTGGGTTTTTCGTCTACCGGTTGAATTAAAAGGAGCGGTTGAGCATAATGTTTTTGACACCAGTTACTCCTTTACTACTTTGTCGATAACAGGCACATTCACCGCGGGTAACACCGGTTTCAGTGTTGGTGCCGGGCTGGACCGAACAGCAGGGCAAGAGAGTAACACAACGCGCTGGCTGGGAAGCGGTTTGACTTTTGACAGTCGGGACAGAATCGTCAATGCGCGCCGTGGTCTTTGGGCACGGGTTTTTACCCGTGCCGGGCAGCGCATTAACAAAGAGAAAAATGAAGTGATAACAAAGGTTGAGATAGATTTGGAGCCGTTTATCCCTTTAACGGGAAATTTCGTGTTGGTTAACCGTTTTGCCTGCCGTCTGGCGTTTGCCAATTATGAAATGGTTGTACCGGAGCTTTATCGAATGGGGGGAATTTTAAATGTTCGCGGCTATCGGGATGGGCTCTTTGTTACACCTAAAGCGGGCTGGTGGAATTGTGAGTTAAGGTATAATTTTTCAACAATGACCCGAGCACAGCTTTTCTTTGATGCCGGGACTTTCCAGAATTCGGCGGGTAATTGTCAGTTTTTAGCAGGGTATGGATTGGGCGGCAGGTGGCGGACAAAAGTTGGGGTTGTGGGAATCGATTATGGTCTGGGTTGGGCGAAAAGTGTCTGGCAGGGTAAGGTCCATTTTAGTTTTGAAGCGGGTTTTTAA
- the nusA gene encoding transcription termination factor NusA encodes MNNKEVANLIAQIARIRNVDITYVCEILRMSIITGLKRRFGPNTEAEVTINPEQGEIRVFLTKKVVERVNNPGQEISLEEAKVTNPTAGIGDVVRVEMPLDELGRIAIRKASDELMQKLREAERDRLYEEYSRKKGEIVTGTIQRIGEREIIVNLGLIEATLLNRDQLKTDHYRQGLPIKAYVYKVEKTPIGPRVYLSRTHPEFLRKLLTREVPEIKEGVVEIKAIARAPGSRSKVAVASLDDKIDPIGACVGYRKSRIENIIKELSGEKIDIIQWSRDIQVFIARALGPAKVSEIVREGDTYYVVVPDAEFSIAIGKKGQNVWLASLLTNTKIEVLKESDYRNRQIMNRAAKISLNDLGFSEDLTAKFQEAGLKTAFDFLNLPPEELVRITQLSDDEIKTLKEQAREKIWSS; translated from the coding sequence ATGAACAATAAAGAAGTTGCCAATCTTATTGCCCAGATAGCACGAATCAGAAATGTCGATATTACTTATGTCTGCGAAATTCTGCGGATGAGCATCATCACCGGACTAAAGCGCCGCTTTGGGCCAAATACCGAAGCCGAGGTTACCATCAACCCGGAACAGGGCGAAATCAGGGTTTTTCTAACAAAAAAGGTTGTTGAGCGGGTTAACAATCCGGGACAGGAAATAAGTCTCGAAGAAGCAAAGGTTACAAACCCGACTGCCGGCATCGGTGATGTCGTACGCGTTGAAATGCCACTTGATGAACTGGGACGAATCGCCATTCGTAAGGCATCGGACGAGTTGATGCAAAAACTGCGTGAAGCAGAACGCGACCGCCTCTATGAAGAGTACAGCCGAAAGAAAGGCGAAATCGTTACCGGTACCATTCAAAGAATTGGCGAACGGGAAATCATCGTTAATCTCGGACTTATTGAAGCAACGCTCCTCAACCGCGACCAGTTAAAAACCGACCATTATCGTCAAGGACTACCGATTAAAGCCTATGTCTACAAAGTAGAGAAAACACCGATTGGTCCTCGGGTTTATCTGTCCCGAACCCATCCCGAATTTCTCCGCAAACTTCTTACCCGGGAAGTTCCGGAAATCAAAGAGGGGGTTGTTGAAATCAAGGCGATTGCCCGGGCACCCGGTTCTCGCTCAAAAGTTGCCGTCGCTTCGCTGGACGATAAAATCGACCCCATCGGCGCGTGTGTTGGTTACCGTAAGTCGCGCATTGAAAATATCATCAAAGAATTGTCCGGTGAGAAAATCGACATTATTCAGTGGAGTCGGGACATTCAGGTTTTTATCGCTCGTGCCCTCGGTCCAGCAAAAGTTTCTGAAATCGTCCGCGAGGGTGATACCTATTATGTTGTTGTTCCTGACGCCGAATTCTCCATCGCTATCGGCAAGAAGGGTCAGAATGTCTGGCTTGCCAGCCTCCTCACCAACACCAAGATTGAAGTCCTGAAAGAAAGTGATTACCGTAACCGCCAAATTATGAACCGGGCGGCAAAAATTTCCTTAAACGACCTGGGATTCTCGGAAGATTTAACGGCAAAATTCCAGGAAGCGGGCTTGAAAACCGCTTTCGATTTTCTCAACCTCCCGCCCGAAGAGTTAGTCCGCATAACCCAATTGAGTGACGACGAAATTAAAACCCTTAAAGAACAGGCGCGGGAAAAGATATGGTCAAGTTAA